The genomic region CATCGGTTTCGGCCTGATAATCATGGAATTACTGACCGGGACCTTTTACCTGTTCGTGCTGGGGATCGCTGCCTTCGGTGGCGCATTAGCGGCATATTTCGGGCAGGGATTTGAAATCCAGATCATCGCCACCGCCGTCGTCGCCTCGATTGGCTCCTACCTGGTGCACGCCTATCATGTCCGGAACGCGCAGCAGCAGATGCAATGCATCGACTTTGCCCAGCCGGTGAAATTCGAGAGCTGGGTGGATCAGGGCGCGCGCATTGCGCGGGTGCTGTATCGCGGCGCGCCGTGGGAGGCAAAAGTTCAGGGCGATGCGCCGGTGGAACCCGGCGGTTCGCTGTACATACTCGCCACCGACAGGAACACGCTCACCGTCACGAAAAACCGGCCCGCATAAAGGCCGGAGAAAATACTGGGGGAGAATCCGCATGCTCATCAAACTGATCATTGCCTTGGTCCTTTCCATCGCCGCTGCGTCTTTCCCACCGACCCACAGTTACGCCGTGTGGATTTTCTTCATCAGCGTGGTGGTGATCTTCGTCGTCGAAGGCGTGCGCATCGTCCCGCAGCAACAGGCCTGGGTGGTCGAGCGGCTGGGCCGTTTCTACGCCACCCTGCAGCCGGGCCTAAATCTGATCATTCCCTTCGTCGATCACGTCTCCTACCAGCACTCGCTGAAGGAAGTGCCGCTGGACGTCCCCGAGCAGACCTGCATCACCAAGGACAACACCCAGCTCGCGGTGGACGGCATCCTCTACTATCAGGTCACCGATCCGCGGCTGGCGTCCTATGGCAGCGAGAATTACATCATGGCGATCACGCAGCTCGCCCAGACCACGCTGCGCAGCGAGATCGGCAAGATGGAGCTCGACAAGACCTTCGAGTCCCGCGACGTGATCAACCATCAGATCGTCGAGGCCCTCGATGAGGCGGGGCGCAACTGGGGCGTGAAGGTGCTGCGCTACGAGATCAAGAACCTCACGCCGCCGGAGTCGATCCTGAAGGCGATGCAGGCCCAGATCACCGCCGAGCGCGAGAAGCGCGCCTTGATTGCCAAGTCGGAGGGCCAGCGCCAGCAGGAAATCAATCTCGCCGACGGCGAAAAGCAGGCGGCGGTGCTGAAGTCGGAAGGCGACAAGCAGGCGGCGATCAACAAGGCCACCGGCGACGCCACCGCGATCAAACTGATTGCGGACGCGACCGCGGCTGGCGTCCGATCCGTGGCGGAAGCGATCGGCGCGCAGGGCGGCATGGAGGCGGCCAATCTCAAGGTGGCGCAG from Gammaproteobacteria bacterium harbors:
- a CDS encoding NfeD family protein — translated: MEHYLVWLLIGFGLIIMELLTGTFYLFVLGIAAFGGALAAYFGQGFEIQIIATAVVASIGSYLVHAYHVRNAQQQMQCIDFAQPVKFESWVDQGARIARVLYRGAPWEAKVQGDAPVEPGGSLYILATDRNTLTVTKNRPA
- a CDS encoding stomatin-like protein is translated as MLIKLIIALVLSIAAASFPPTHSYAVWIFFISVVVIFVVEGVRIVPQQQAWVVERLGRFYATLQPGLNLIIPFVDHVSYQHSLKEVPLDVPEQTCITKDNTQLAVDGILYYQVTDPRLASYGSENYIMAITQLAQTTLRSEIGKMELDKTFESRDVINHQIVEALDEAGRNWGVKVLRYEIKNLTPPESILKAMQAQITAEREKRALIAKSEGQRQQEINLADGEKQAAVLKSEGDKQAAINKATGDATAIKLIADATAAGVRSVAEAIGAQGGMEAANLKVAQQYVDAFAQLAKTSNTLIIPANASDIAGFVATAMSVLKKPSQDSK